A single window of Fibrobacter sp. UWR2 DNA harbors:
- a CDS encoding TIGR02147 family protein: protein MSIALEHLFDYDDFRKFMQDYFEEQKKMRSVFSHRFFAAKAGFSSSSYCLNVIRGRFNLTPKSIEKISKAMDFEPLQKAYFEALVQYNQAQQVDERDQAWEQILQIRRQIEFTHVTTREQAYFSKWYYPVIRELAVESDWNGDFRVLARSLTPQITTEEAREAVKNLLEWGLLKKDGERYERVSQMLDAAEIPPIALRKIRREYIQHAIGAVEAMPKNERFAAFTTLAMSEKSYNYAVEVLEEARKKIIARAANDLDVERVYEMMLVAFPMSKKVGTEVER, encoded by the coding sequence ATGAGTATCGCCCTGGAACATCTGTTTGACTACGATGACTTCCGCAAGTTCATGCAGGACTATTTCGAAGAGCAGAAGAAAATGCGCTCCGTGTTTTCGCATCGCTTTTTTGCGGCGAAGGCGGGTTTCAGCAGTTCGTCGTACTGCCTGAACGTAATCCGCGGGCGCTTCAATCTCACGCCCAAGTCTATCGAGAAAATTTCGAAGGCGATGGATTTTGAGCCCCTGCAGAAGGCATACTTCGAGGCGCTGGTGCAGTACAACCAGGCGCAGCAGGTGGACGAGCGCGACCAGGCGTGGGAACAGATTCTGCAGATCCGCAGGCAGATTGAGTTCACGCACGTGACGACGCGCGAGCAGGCCTACTTTAGCAAGTGGTACTATCCGGTGATACGCGAACTTGCGGTGGAATCGGACTGGAACGGCGATTTTCGCGTGCTGGCCCGCTCGCTTACCCCGCAGATAACGACGGAGGAGGCCCGCGAGGCGGTGAAGAACCTGCTGGAATGGGGCCTGTTGAAAAAGGATGGCGAACGTTATGAGCGCGTATCGCAGATGCTCGATGCCGCGGAAATTCCGCCAATTGCCCTCCGGAAAATCCGCCGCGAGTATATACAGCATGCGATTGGTGCAGTGGAGGCCATGCCGAAAAACGAACGCTTTGCCGCCTTCACGACGCTTGCGATGAGCGAGAAATCCTATAATTATGCGGTAGAGGTATTGGAAGAGGCCCGCAAGAAGATTATTGCGCGGGCAGCTAACGACCTGGATGTGGAGCGCGTTTACGAGATGATGCTCGTGGCATTCCCGATGAGCAAGAAAGTCGGAACGGAGGTTGAAAGATGA
- a CDS encoding VanZ family protein, whose protein sequence is MAIIFKLSSLTNEQLEDLPQVWDKLAHFCEYATLAGCFAMWWSRAQWSKRQWLRVLVVTALVVAYGCTDEFHQSFVEGRDCSPLDLVADLLGGLTGGSVYALICLLLNRFDPLREKDG, encoded by the coding sequence ATGGCAATTATCTTCAAACTGTCGTCTCTTACTAACGAGCAGCTGGAAGACCTTCCGCAGGTCTGGGACAAGTTGGCGCATTTCTGCGAATATGCGACGCTTGCGGGCTGCTTTGCCATGTGGTGGTCTCGCGCCCAATGGTCCAAGAGGCAGTGGCTGCGGGTCCTTGTCGTGACGGCACTCGTTGTCGCCTATGGCTGTACCGACGAATTCCACCAGAGCTTTGTCGAGGGCCGCGACTGTAGCCCGCTCGACTTGGTGGCCGATCTCCTGGGGGGCCTCACGGGAGGCTCTGTATACGCCCTCATTTGCCTGCTTCTGAACAGGTTCGACCCGCTTCGCGAAAAAGACGGCTAA
- the ruvB gene encoding Holliday junction branch migration DNA helicase RuvB → MEDNRIISPQKSSFDDSDSDKNLRPPSLAEFTGQEDIKESLSIAIEAAKHRGDALDHCLFAGPPGLGKTTLAGIIAKEMGVNIHITSGPVLEKASDLAGLLTSLQENDVLFIDEIHRLNRTVEEYLYPAMEDFRLDIMLDSGPAARSVNLPLKHFTLVGATTRSGQLTGPLRDRFGLQYRLELYNEKDLVKILMRSAGILDIELSEDAARMLGGRCRGTPRIANRVLRRCRDVAQVRGTGIIDVQAASKTLDMLGIDKEGLDPTDRRILSTMMDMFDGGPVGIGTISAAMGEEPNTIEEVYEPYLIQKGLLNRTPRGRIATRNAYEMFHKKIPQNLDPALDQINLF, encoded by the coding sequence ATGGAAGACAACCGCATCATTTCCCCGCAGAAGAGTTCCTTTGACGACAGCGATTCAGACAAGAATCTGAGACCGCCCAGCCTTGCCGAATTCACCGGCCAAGAAGACATCAAGGAAAGTCTTTCCATCGCCATCGAGGCTGCCAAGCACCGCGGTGACGCTCTTGACCATTGCCTTTTTGCGGGGCCACCGGGCCTCGGCAAAACCACCCTCGCAGGCATCATCGCCAAAGAGATGGGCGTAAACATCCACATTACCAGCGGGCCCGTGCTCGAGAAGGCAAGCGACCTCGCCGGGCTACTCACGAGCCTGCAGGAGAACGACGTGCTGTTTATCGACGAAATCCACCGTCTGAACCGCACCGTCGAGGAATACCTCTACCCCGCCATGGAAGATTTCCGGCTCGACATCATGCTGGATTCGGGCCCAGCAGCACGTAGCGTGAACCTGCCGCTCAAGCACTTCACCCTCGTTGGCGCCACGACCCGCAGCGGGCAACTGACCGGACCGCTCCGCGACCGCTTCGGCCTTCAATACCGACTGGAACTCTACAACGAGAAGGACCTCGTCAAGATCCTGATGCGTAGCGCTGGTATTCTGGATATTGAACTTTCGGAAGATGCCGCAAGAATGCTCGGCGGCAGGTGCCGCGGGACTCCCCGAATCGCGAACCGCGTGCTCCGGAGATGCCGCGACGTGGCACAAGTTCGCGGAACCGGCATAATCGACGTACAGGCCGCAAGCAAGACTCTCGACATGCTCGGAATAGACAAGGAAGGCCTGGACCCGACGGACCGCCGTATCCTTTCTACCATGATGGACATGTTCGATGGCGGGCCCGTAGGTATCGGCACCATCAGCGCCGCGATGGGCGAAGAGCCTAATACCATTGAAGAAGTTTACGAACCCTACCTTATACAGAAGGGCCTCTTAAACCGCACCCCCCGCGGGCGAATCGCCACACGCAATGCCTATGAGATGTTCCACAAGAAGATTCCCCAGAATCTCGACCCCGCCTTAGACCAAATTAACTTGTTCTAA
- the ruvA gene encoding Holliday junction branch migration protein RuvA, whose amino-acid sequence MIERIKGILAEKSPTFVVVDVNGVGYGVNISAYTAGKLPEIENEVTLHTYLAVREDSMTLFGFADKTEKDIFLMLLDVNGVGPKMAQRILSGVSPADLLNMIASDNKAALSKIKGLGKKTCEQMTLSLKEKAATLLQALGNVDGSGVTSIGTLTGAKMEAVLALHTLGVKDPAAEKAVVKAAEILGDSADAAALIPEALKYL is encoded by the coding sequence ATGATCGAAAGAATTAAAGGTATTCTTGCAGAAAAATCCCCCACTTTCGTGGTCGTGGACGTGAATGGAGTCGGGTACGGCGTGAACATTTCGGCCTATACCGCAGGCAAGCTACCCGAAATCGAAAACGAGGTGACGCTCCATACCTACCTCGCCGTACGCGAAGATTCGATGACGCTGTTCGGATTTGCCGACAAGACCGAAAAAGACATTTTCCTGATGTTGCTCGACGTGAACGGAGTCGGCCCCAAGATGGCGCAGCGCATCCTGAGTGGAGTCTCCCCCGCCGACCTCCTGAACATGATTGCAAGCGATAACAAGGCCGCACTTTCAAAAATCAAGGGCCTCGGCAAAAAGACCTGCGAACAGATGACGCTCAGCCTCAAAGAAAAGGCAGCAACACTCCTGCAGGCGCTTGGCAACGTAGATGGCTCAGGCGTTACCAGCATAGGCACCCTCACCGGTGCCAAAATGGAAGCCGTCCTCGCCCTTCACACGCTCGGCGTGAAGGACCCGGCAGCAGAGAAGGCCGTCGTGAAGGCGGCAGAAATCCTGGGCGACAGCGCCGATGCCGCAGCCCTTATCCCCGAGGCGCTGAAGTACTTATAA
- a CDS encoding DUF4859 domain-containing protein: MQKKCMGWIAAAALAAGMGVMASAAEGDAYTWPAYRSDLDYDTKSNLGEIKPPTKFNNNCSGVTGKKAGKWWAFYWGKDRDSRITDVTIDSILKKYDTDFEYLYNEMGWAPDAQAQDGQYSAVYYYGSGTCAGGAKTDTTGGWQTWVAGYTAVAASFYPLYSFNTSCPYRDRVAQMDAMIHEGIHSMTNGYPGAKEAHWFQEAGNTWIQQDMFSHREGVYSGMGFLNAATVIAPFMPIECYSGWLIDGTFGGPGAQGVTGKNQRSLLGGAQYSNIFPTFMGTWLGTGSVRWVYGHAYGKTTYLLETYGLDIGLGDEGVRRLITEFRARLAMLDMKKWSNEIKNLLNQNFGSNTYWEQDYWDNGKYSYTWKMTPYQSVTVSNGDWVPNQDLTPGWSGSNVIPLKLKDGATQISMTLYPNGSHSTNENMRLVLAYRATDGTPVYSTPVKGNETAILKIAKTPSSTGGSKMAFAIVVNTDYNYSKNPDMRTYHYDYRLKPEEGINGAGDANTKYYNDFKLDYKWPEIGDAPVASSSSVAQSSSSVNPVSSSSEKPTSSSSSVVPATTAATYDIKVTLPIDDNYAPVTATFDVAEVASKLGLTANTLTQATFFAQEPSGNNVTESTANAPGHWFGKTGNVVEWGENAYVFSEADIAKGTLSIGHYPNRVNNGDTYKFTQGLQYNGKAVLFKVTITLTNEQGNGESTTALMYGLNGTPSHMNVAFRRGQLQVRYTLPQNDNVKVSLFTGFGALIDQKVTGIQNAGGHVQTFDMSEMPAGTYIVKVSTGSYHEARPINITR; encoded by the coding sequence ATGCAAAAAAAGTGTATGGGATGGATAGCCGCGGCAGCGCTCGCGGCAGGGATGGGGGTCATGGCCTCCGCTGCGGAAGGGGACGCCTACACATGGCCCGCCTACCGCTCTGACCTCGATTACGACACCAAGTCGAACCTGGGTGAAATCAAGCCGCCCACCAAGTTCAACAACAACTGTTCGGGCGTGACCGGCAAAAAGGCCGGCAAGTGGTGGGCCTTCTACTGGGGCAAGGATCGCGACAGCCGCATTACCGACGTGACTATCGACAGCATCCTCAAGAAATACGATACCGACTTCGAGTACCTCTATAACGAGATGGGCTGGGCACCTGACGCACAGGCACAGGACGGCCAGTACAGCGCCGTGTACTACTACGGCTCGGGCACGTGCGCGGGCGGCGCAAAGACCGACACCACCGGCGGATGGCAGACATGGGTTGCGGGCTACACGGCCGTCGCGGCATCGTTCTACCCGCTGTACAGTTTCAACACGAGCTGCCCCTACCGCGATCGCGTGGCGCAGATGGACGCGATGATTCACGAGGGCATCCACTCGATGACGAACGGCTACCCTGGCGCAAAGGAGGCGCACTGGTTCCAGGAAGCGGGCAACACCTGGATTCAGCAGGACATGTTCAGCCACCGCGAAGGCGTCTATAGCGGCATGGGATTCCTGAACGCGGCGACGGTGATTGCGCCCTTCATGCCCATCGAATGTTACTCGGGCTGGCTCATCGACGGTACCTTCGGTGGCCCCGGCGCTCAGGGCGTTACCGGCAAGAACCAGCGTTCACTCCTGGGCGGTGCACAGTACAGCAACATTTTCCCCACGTTCATGGGCACATGGCTCGGTACGGGGTCCGTGCGTTGGGTGTACGGCCACGCCTACGGCAAGACGACCTACCTGCTCGAAACTTACGGGCTCGACATCGGCCTCGGTGACGAGGGCGTGCGCAGGCTCATTACGGAATTCCGCGCTAGGCTCGCGATGCTCGACATGAAAAAGTGGTCCAACGAAATCAAGAACCTGCTGAACCAGAATTTTGGAAGCAATACGTATTGGGAACAGGACTACTGGGACAACGGCAAATACAGCTACACCTGGAAAATGACTCCGTACCAGAGCGTCACCGTTAGCAACGGCGACTGGGTGCCGAACCAGGACTTGACTCCGGGATGGTCGGGCTCTAACGTAATCCCGCTCAAGCTCAAGGACGGAGCGACGCAAATCAGCATGACACTCTATCCGAACGGCTCGCACTCCACGAACGAAAACATGCGACTGGTGCTTGCCTACCGCGCCACGGACGGCACGCCGGTGTACAGCACACCCGTGAAGGGCAACGAGACCGCCATCCTTAAAATCGCGAAGACCCCGAGCAGCACGGGCGGCAGCAAGATGGCCTTCGCCATCGTCGTGAACACCGACTACAATTACTCGAAAAACCCCGACATGCGCACCTACCACTACGATTACCGCCTCAAGCCCGAGGAAGGAATCAACGGCGCAGGCGACGCGAATACGAAATACTACAACGATTTCAAACTGGATTACAAGTGGCCTGAAATTGGCGATGCCCCCGTTGCATCGAGCAGCAGTGTCGCGCAGAGTTCCAGCAGTGTGAACCCGGTTTCTTCGAGCAGCGAGAAGCCCACGAGCTCGAGCAGCAGCGTTGTGCCAGCAACCACCGCAGCGACATACGACATCAAGGTGACTCTCCCCATCGACGACAACTACGCTCCGGTTACCGCAACATTCGACGTCGCCGAAGTTGCAAGCAAGCTCGGACTCACCGCTAATACACTCACGCAGGCAACCTTCTTCGCGCAGGAACCCAGCGGGAACAACGTAACCGAATCTACCGCGAACGCACCCGGCCACTGGTTCGGCAAGACGGGCAACGTGGTGGAATGGGGCGAAAACGCCTACGTGTTTAGCGAAGCGGATATCGCGAAGGGGACGCTCTCCATCGGGCACTACCCGAACCGCGTGAACAACGGTGATACATACAAGTTTACGCAGGGCCTCCAGTACAACGGGAAGGCGGTACTCTTCAAGGTGACGATCACGCTCACGAACGAGCAGGGCAATGGCGAGTCGACTACCGCACTGATGTACGGCTTGAACGGCACGCCCTCGCATATGAATGTCGCGTTCCGTCGCGGGCAACTTCAAGTTCGATACACGCTCCCGCAAAACGACAACGTGAAGGTGAGCCTGTTTACCGGATTCGGCGCGCTGATCGACCAGAAGGTGACGGGAATCCAGAACGCAGGCGGGCACGTGCAAACCTTCGACATGAGCGAGATGCCCGCAGGCACCTACATCGTGAAGGTTTCGACCGGTAGTTACCACGAGGCACGACCGATCAATATTACCAGATAG
- a CDS encoding glycoside hydrolase family 44 protein encodes MKKILTAVFVAGFATISTAAIDITVDTQKGVKKISPYLYGRNIDKISDGTAETDTTEEAFISQMLEAGIHFLRANNGNNATRYNWRHKMTVHPDWYNNVYTHDWANTAQKVLGKMPGIDAMYAFQLTGFAASSTDYNFGDWNWKQEHGFYATQTLDLAGGGEVSEDGKELVKAGDYKLYNMEWPADSTVAIIPYWRDELKFDMSRFQYWSMDNEMEIWRGTHSDLDLPVTGDFLVERYIDVAKKARAQWKDIKLTGPVTANEWQWCSIGSYNEQDRPKGPERNYCWLEYFIMKVAEEQKASGVRLLDVLDIHWYPSEKDYESRVNWYRVLFDTTYNYPGANGIKMVNGSWDNNNTKEYIFKRINDWLDKYFGEGHGITLGITETSLIDEDDPMVTALTYASFIGTMQDNGVEIFTPWTWGNGMYETVHLFSRYGHANRIESVSTNDSLVSAYSSITNKGDSLTVIFVNRAEKDAQDVNLSLANFASDGTVKTLTLQNLQGETFVSHTNNALKEDAAAANVQGGATSATGATANKFSLKLPAKSITALLLTTDTPKVVDSTDAIKPGDSRSIAHVTARYYVTAQGRTITSHAVEGMGSTRYTLSNVLGQVIESGIWNQKNSLNISVPHAGKYILRIGKQNHSITVK; translated from the coding sequence ATGCTCGAAGCGGGCATACACTTTTTACGCGCGAACAACGGCAACAACGCCACGCGCTACAACTGGCGCCACAAAATGACCGTCCACCCCGACTGGTACAACAACGTCTACACGCACGACTGGGCGAACACGGCACAGAAGGTCCTTGGCAAGATGCCCGGAATCGACGCCATGTACGCCTTCCAGCTCACGGGTTTCGCAGCAAGTTCCACCGACTACAACTTTGGCGACTGGAACTGGAAACAGGAACACGGTTTCTACGCGACACAAACGCTGGACCTCGCAGGCGGTGGTGAAGTATCCGAAGACGGCAAGGAACTCGTGAAGGCAGGCGACTACAAGCTCTACAACATGGAATGGCCCGCCGACTCCACCGTCGCGATTATCCCCTACTGGCGCGACGAGCTCAAGTTCGACATGAGCCGTTTCCAATACTGGAGCATGGACAACGAGATGGAAATCTGGCGCGGTACGCATTCCGACCTCGACCTGCCCGTCACGGGAGACTTCCTGGTAGAGCGTTACATCGATGTCGCCAAGAAGGCTCGTGCCCAATGGAAGGACATCAAGCTCACCGGCCCCGTAACAGCAAACGAATGGCAATGGTGTTCCATTGGTTCATATAACGAACAGGACCGTCCCAAGGGACCCGAACGCAACTACTGCTGGCTCGAATACTTCATCATGAAGGTCGCCGAGGAACAGAAGGCTTCCGGCGTGCGACTGCTCGACGTTCTCGACATACACTGGTACCCGAGCGAAAAGGATTACGAATCGCGCGTAAACTGGTACCGCGTACTGTTCGACACCACCTACAACTACCCCGGCGCAAACGGAATCAAGATGGTGAACGGCAGCTGGGACAACAACAACACCAAGGAATACATTTTCAAGCGCATCAACGACTGGCTCGACAAGTACTTCGGCGAAGGCCACGGTATCACGCTCGGCATCACCGAGACAAGCCTCATCGACGAAGACGACCCGATGGTCACCGCCCTCACCTACGCCTCGTTCATCGGCACCATGCAGGATAACGGCGTCGAGATATTCACCCCGTGGACATGGGGCAACGGCATGTACGAAACGGTCCACCTCTTCAGCCGCTACGGGCATGCAAACCGCATCGAATCCGTATCCACGAACGATTCGCTCGTCTCCGCCTACAGTTCCATTACCAACAAGGGCGACTCGCTCACCGTCATCTTCGTGAACCGCGCAGAGAAGGACGCGCAGGACGTGAACCTCAGCCTCGCGAACTTCGCCTCTGACGGGACGGTCAAAACGCTCACACTGCAGAACCTCCAGGGCGAGACTTTCGTATCGCACACGAACAACGCACTGAAAGAAGACGCGGCAGCAGCAAACGTGCAGGGCGGAGCCACGAGCGCAACGGGCGCCACCGCGAACAAGTTCTCGCTGAAGCTCCCCGCAAAATCCATCACCGCATTGTTGCTCACCACCGATACGCCAAAAGTCGTCGATTCTACCGACGCCATCAAGCCCGGCGACAGTCGCAGCATTGCGCACGTCACGGCAAGATACTACGTTACCGCCCAGGGCCGCACCATCACCTCACATGCAGTGGAAGGCATGGGCTCCACGCGCTATACACTCAGCAATGTACTCGGCCAAGTCATCGAAAGCGGCATCTGGAACCAGAAAAACTCTCTGAACATCAGTGTTCCGCACGCTGGCAAGTATATCCTGCGCATCGGCAAGCAGAATCACTCCATTACAGTGAAATAA
- a CDS encoding LamG domain-containing protein, with amino-acid sequence MKRLIVYLKQPAICRAWALAFAASLAFFACSNGDDVAGGVTDIGNSIAREPDTTKIAGTVVDMQGNRMPAARLTLYWDNGYAIEDSLEAVADSNAQFEFRVASTDMHGYLQNGRTTVIQYADSARGVVNAFAGVYLYARSGSLSGISLPPSGKATEVRIGSRKALRGSMSGVASGKVHIGGTNLSADIQEDGSFSFDSIPPGMQEELIYSESDSVLGYIPFTIQDEGDTVVLPQLENYDGFLWNLDLPMLADAYGFSSYHTDYVVRFDTSRSAVDINMAGDEQVFGHNGKLADSVNYVDGVKGKAVLLEPGQYIDLDTLNPTGGDFTLSLWTKWNGPNGEHQVLFCQRAYWSDSTSRFQWHYEVNSGSFAVMKSMPGRPEAVFFGDSTSVPVGEWAMLTLVSRDHKVSMYVNGKPVAIAGSDGTEFAGEFVPNELTRSVPFRIGGDEIETETWNGPLDEIRIESIAHSPEWIKIRYDNLKP; translated from the coding sequence ATGAAACGTTTGATTGTTTATCTAAAACAGCCTGCCATTTGCCGCGCGTGGGCGCTCGCTTTTGCCGCATCCCTTGCGTTTTTTGCCTGCTCGAACGGCGACGATGTTGCGGGCGGCGTTACCGATATCGGGAACTCTATTGCTCGAGAACCGGATACGACAAAGATTGCAGGGACTGTTGTCGACATGCAGGGCAACAGGATGCCTGCCGCGCGCCTCACGCTGTATTGGGATAACGGTTATGCAATTGAGGATTCGCTGGAAGCTGTTGCCGATTCGAATGCTCAGTTCGAATTCAGGGTCGCAAGCACTGACATGCATGGCTATCTGCAAAACGGGCGGACGACCGTCATCCAGTATGCGGATTCTGCAAGGGGCGTGGTAAATGCGTTTGCGGGCGTTTATCTGTATGCACGGTCGGGTTCCCTTTCGGGAATCTCGCTTCCGCCGAGTGGAAAGGCTACCGAGGTCCGTATCGGGTCGCGCAAGGCCCTGCGCGGGAGCATGTCCGGCGTGGCTTCGGGCAAGGTTCACATCGGCGGAACGAATCTTAGCGCCGACATACAGGAAGATGGCTCGTTCAGTTTCGATTCCATCCCGCCGGGAATGCAGGAAGAATTAATTTATTCAGAAAGCGATTCCGTGCTGGGCTATATTCCGTTTACCATACAAGATGAAGGCGATACCGTTGTCCTCCCGCAACTTGAAAACTACGACGGTTTCCTCTGGAACCTTGACCTGCCTATGCTTGCGGATGCGTACGGGTTTAGCTCTTACCATACCGATTATGTTGTTAGGTTCGATACCAGCCGCAGTGCGGTAGATATCAATATGGCTGGTGACGAGCAGGTGTTCGGCCATAACGGCAAACTGGCGGACAGCGTGAATTACGTGGATGGCGTAAAGGGCAAGGCCGTGCTCCTGGAACCGGGCCAGTATATCGATCTCGATACCCTCAACCCGACCGGTGGCGACTTTACGCTTTCGCTCTGGACAAAATGGAACGGCCCCAACGGTGAGCACCAGGTGCTGTTCTGCCAGCGCGCTTACTGGAGCGATTCTACGTCAAGGTTCCAGTGGCACTACGAGGTAAATAGCGGTTCGTTTGCCGTAATGAAGAGCATGCCGGGCAGGCCCGAGGCGGTATTCTTCGGGGATTCGACCAGCGTGCCTGTTGGCGAGTGGGCGATGCTCACGCTCGTGTCCAGGGACCACAAGGTAAGCATGTACGTGAACGGCAAACCCGTAGCGATTGCGGGTAGCGACGGTACTGAATTTGCAGGCGAGTTCGTGCCGAACGAACTGACCCGCAGCGTCCCCTTCCGCATCGGCGGCGACGAAATCGAGACCGAAACCTGGAACGGGCCGCTCGATGAAATCCGCATTGAATCGATTGCCCACAGCCCCGAGTGGATAAAGATCCGGTACGACAATCTGAAGCCATAA
- a CDS encoding class I SAM-dependent rRNA methyltransferase, whose translation MKAITLKAGREKSALRYHPWIFSGAVDEVVGDPALGDTVEVYSYRSDFLGLAAYSPKSQIRGRFWTFGEKGNIDREFFSDLLDRAIAARKSRGFDIEDKESAFRLINAENDGIPGCIIDKYADIYSVEILAAGAEVHRNTIYELLAEKTHCRGIYERCDSDVRKKEGLPLRTGVVYGEVSDEPVIINENGILFPIDVKNGHKTGYYLDQRDARRRIGELSKGKKVLNCFCYTGGFGLYALRGGCEKVYQVDVSKDALKLAKEGIMRNKLSTTHATHVEADVFQYLRKCRDKAETFDLIVLDPPKFVESKDNLQKGARGYKDINLLAMKLLAEGGMLATFSCSGLMEMDLFQKIIADAAADARRRVQIIERFGQPADHPVNTAFPEGQYLKGLLVQVV comes from the coding sequence ATGAAAGCGATTACCCTGAAGGCCGGACGCGAGAAGTCCGCATTGCGTTATCACCCGTGGATCTTTAGCGGAGCCGTCGACGAGGTCGTCGGCGACCCTGCACTCGGCGATACCGTCGAGGTTTACAGCTACCGGAGCGACTTCCTGGGTCTTGCGGCATACTCGCCCAAGTCCCAGATCCGCGGGCGCTTCTGGACATTCGGCGAGAAGGGCAACATCGACCGAGAATTCTTCAGCGACCTGCTTGACCGGGCGATTGCCGCCCGCAAGAGCCGCGGCTTCGACATCGAGGACAAGGAGAGCGCATTCCGCCTCATCAATGCGGAAAACGACGGTATCCCCGGATGCATCATCGACAAGTATGCCGACATCTACTCGGTGGAAATCCTTGCCGCCGGTGCGGAAGTCCACCGCAATACGATTTACGAACTCCTCGCCGAAAAGACGCACTGCCGAGGCATCTACGAGCGCTGCGATTCAGACGTGCGCAAAAAAGAAGGTCTGCCGCTCCGTACGGGAGTCGTGTACGGCGAGGTGAGCGACGAGCCCGTCATCATCAACGAGAACGGTATCCTCTTCCCCATCGACGTGAAGAACGGGCACAAGACGGGCTACTACCTCGACCAGCGCGACGCACGCCGCCGCATCGGCGAGCTTTCAAAGGGCAAGAAAGTTTTGAACTGTTTCTGCTACACCGGCGGATTCGGGCTATACGCCCTCCGTGGCGGTTGCGAGAAGGTATACCAGGTGGATGTTTCCAAGGACGCCCTCAAGCTCGCGAAGGAAGGCATCATGCGCAACAAGCTCAGCACCACGCATGCAACGCATGTAGAAGCGGATGTATTCCAGTACCTGCGCAAGTGCCGCGACAAGGCTGAAACATTCGACCTCATCGTGCTGGACCCGCCCAAGTTCGTAGAGAGCAAGGACAACCTGCAGAAAGGCGCCCGCGGGTACAAGGACATCAATCTGCTCGCCATGAAGCTCTTGGCCGAAGGCGGCATGCTCGCGACTTTCAGCTGCTCCGGACTCATGGAAATGGACTTGTTCCAAAAGATTATCGCGGATGCCGCCGCCGATGCGAGACGGCGCGTTCAAATCATTGAACGCTTCGGCCAGCCCGCCGACCATCCCGTAAATACGGCCTTCCCCGAAGGCCAGTACCTCAAGGGATTGCTCGTACAGGTGGTCTAA